A region of Streptomyces sp. R44 DNA encodes the following proteins:
- a CDS encoding M4 family metallopeptidase, with protein MLAAALPAGTAHAGTDTPVPAWARSASADAAPRAGALQVKLSPTERAALIADATAHRAATARALGLGAQEALVVQSVLKDADGTVHTRYDRTYGGLPVLGGELIVHTAANGTVKDVTKNTKATIAVASTKAAKSAESAKAVALGKAGAQGAKSPKADLVHQVVWAGSGKPVLAWETVVGGLQHDGTPSRLHVITDAATGKALFEYDEVNTGIGNSRYSGQVTIGTSGSAGDYTMSDSGRGGHKTYDLAGSTNDNQQGTLFTDADDVWGNGLPADRQTAGVDAQYGAQLTWDYYKNVHARNGIRNDGVGAYSRVHYGDAYVNAFWDDFCFCMTYGDGANNANPLTSIDVAAHEMTHGVTSNTARLIYSGESGGLNEATSDIFAAAVEFWAGNPSDVGDYLVGEKINIRGDGKPLRYMDQPSKDGKSKDYWDPALGDANVHYSSGPANHWFYLASEGSGAKTVNGVAYNSPTFDGLPVTAIGRDAAMKIWYRALTTYMTGSTNYAGARLATLRAAADLYGEGSATYVHAANAWAAVNVGARLPLGVRITAPGSQYTAVNTAANLQVQAISTNSGPLTYSATGLPAGLSINASTGLISGTATTLGTSNVTVTAKDSTNASATTAFTWKIYTPGPCNPVQLLGNPGFESGNTTWTATAGVIDNGTQTQPRTGTWKAWMGGYSQAHTDTLSQTVNIPAGCPATLTYWLHINTDEIMNTVYDTLKVQANGTTLATYSNLDKNTGYVQKSFDLSAFAGQSVTLKFTAALDYAYQTSFMLDDVALTVTP; from the coding sequence ATGCTCGCCGCGGCGCTTCCGGCCGGCACCGCCCATGCCGGCACCGACACTCCGGTCCCGGCATGGGCCCGGAGCGCTTCCGCCGATGCCGCCCCCCGCGCGGGCGCGCTGCAGGTCAAGCTCAGCCCGACCGAACGGGCCGCCCTGATAGCCGACGCCACCGCCCACCGCGCCGCCACGGCCAGGGCCCTGGGCCTGGGCGCGCAGGAGGCACTGGTGGTCCAGTCCGTGCTCAAGGACGCCGACGGCACGGTGCACACCCGCTATGACCGCACCTACGGCGGCCTGCCGGTGCTCGGCGGCGAGCTGATCGTGCACACGGCCGCGAACGGCACCGTCAAGGACGTCACCAAGAACACCAAGGCCACCATCGCCGTCGCCTCCACGAAGGCCGCCAAGAGCGCCGAGTCGGCGAAGGCCGTCGCGCTGGGCAAGGCCGGGGCCCAGGGGGCCAAGTCCCCGAAGGCCGACCTGGTCCACCAGGTGGTCTGGGCCGGCTCCGGCAAGCCGGTCCTCGCCTGGGAGACCGTGGTCGGCGGGCTGCAGCACGACGGCACCCCCAGCCGGCTGCACGTCATCACCGACGCCGCCACCGGCAAGGCGCTCTTCGAGTACGACGAGGTCAACACCGGCATCGGCAACAGCCGGTACAGCGGCCAGGTCACCATCGGGACCTCGGGATCCGCCGGCGACTACACCATGAGCGACTCCGGCCGCGGTGGTCACAAGACCTACGACCTGGCCGGCTCCACGAACGACAACCAGCAGGGCACGCTGTTCACCGACGCCGACGACGTCTGGGGCAACGGCCTGCCGGCCGACCGGCAGACCGCCGGCGTGGACGCGCAGTACGGCGCCCAGCTGACCTGGGACTACTACAAGAACGTGCACGCCCGTAACGGCATCAGGAACGACGGCGTGGGCGCCTACTCCCGGGTCCACTACGGCGACGCCTACGTCAACGCCTTCTGGGACGACTTCTGCTTCTGCATGACCTACGGCGACGGCGCCAACAACGCCAATCCGCTCACCTCGATCGACGTGGCCGCCCATGAGATGACGCACGGCGTCACCTCCAACACCGCCCGCCTGATCTACAGCGGAGAGTCCGGCGGCCTGAACGAGGCCACCTCCGACATCTTCGCCGCCGCGGTGGAGTTCTGGGCCGGCAACCCCTCCGACGTCGGTGACTACCTGGTCGGCGAGAAGATCAACATCCGTGGCGACGGCAAGCCGCTGCGCTACATGGACCAGCCCTCCAAGGACGGCAAGTCCAAGGACTACTGGGATCCCGCCCTCGGCGACGCCAACGTCCACTACTCCTCCGGCCCGGCGAACCACTGGTTCTACCTGGCCTCCGAGGGCAGCGGCGCCAAGACGGTCAACGGTGTCGCCTACAACAGCCCCACCTTCGACGGGCTGCCGGTCACCGCGATCGGCCGGGACGCCGCGATGAAGATCTGGTACCGCGCGCTGACCACCTACATGACCGGCTCCACCAACTACGCCGGCGCCCGCCTCGCCACCCTCCGGGCCGCCGCCGACCTGTACGGCGAAGGCAGCGCCACCTACGTCCACGCCGCCAACGCCTGGGCCGCCGTCAACGTCGGCGCCCGTCTCCCCCTGGGCGTGCGGATCACGGCCCCCGGCAGCCAGTACACGGCGGTCAACACCGCCGCGAACCTGCAGGTCCAGGCCATCAGCACCAACTCCGGCCCGCTGACCTACTCCGCCACCGGCCTGCCCGCGGGCCTGTCGATCAACGCCTCCACCGGCCTGATCTCCGGCACCGCGACCACGCTGGGCACCAGCAACGTCACGGTCACGGCGAAGGACTCCACCAACGCCTCCGCCACCACCGCGTTCACCTGGAAGATCTACACGCCCGGCCCCTGCAACCCGGTGCAGCTGCTCGGCAACCCCGGCTTCGAGTCCGGCAACACCACGTGGACCGCCACCGCCGGCGTCATCGACAACGGCACCCAGACGCAGCCGCGCACCGGTACGTGGAAGGCGTGGATGGGCGGCTACAGCCAGGCGCACACCGACACCCTGTCGCAGACGGTGAACATCCCGGCCGGCTGCCCCGCCACCCTGACGTACTGGCTGCACATCAACACCGACGAGATCATGAACACGGTGTACGACACGCTGAAGGTCCAGGCGAACGGGACCACCCTGGCCACGTACTCCAACCTGGACAAGAACACCGGCTACGTGCAGAAGAGCTTCGACCTCTCCGCCTTCGCCGGGCAGAGCGTCACCCTGAAGTTCACGGCTGCGTTGGACTACGCCTATCAGACGTCCTTCATGCTCGACGACGTCGCCCTCACCGTCACCCCCTGA